One window from the genome of Actinomycetota bacterium encodes:
- the hisB gene encoding imidazoleglycerol-phosphate dehydratase HisB has translation MSARRRATVSRNTKETSIDVDLDLDGSGVVAVTTGLPFFDHMVGQLGKHGGFDLTVKAEGDLDVDAHHTVEDVGIALGHVLGQALGDKTGIRRFASMSLPLDEALVDVALDLSGRPFLHYEVEPGREPLGKPPFDPQLAEEFWRAFATSAAITLHLRLRSGKNPHHILEASFKGVARCLRDAVRIEGGGVPSTKGTL, from the coding sequence GTGAGCGCCCGTCGTCGCGCCACGGTGTCGCGGAACACCAAGGAGACGTCGATCGACGTCGACCTCGACCTCGACGGGTCGGGCGTGGTGGCCGTCACCACCGGCCTCCCGTTCTTCGACCACATGGTCGGCCAGCTGGGCAAGCACGGCGGCTTCGACCTCACGGTCAAGGCGGAGGGCGACCTCGACGTCGACGCCCACCACACCGTGGAGGATGTCGGCATCGCGCTGGGCCACGTGCTGGGTCAGGCTCTGGGCGACAAGACGGGCATCCGCCGCTTCGCCTCGATGTCGCTGCCGCTCGACGAGGCGCTGGTCGACGTCGCCCTCGACCTGTCGGGACGTCCCTTCCTGCACTACGAGGTCGAGCCCGGCCGCGAGCCGCTGGGCAAGCCGCCGTTCGACCCGCAGCTGGCGGAGGAGTTCTGGCGGGCGTTCGCCACATCGGCCGCGATCACGCTGCACCTGCGCCTGCGCAGCGGCAAGAACCCCCACCACATCCTCGAGGCTTCGTTCAAGGGAGTGGCCCGTTGCCTGCGCGACGCCGTGCGCATCGAAGGCGGGGGGGTGCCCTCCACCAAGGGCACGCTGTGA
- a CDS encoding folate-binding protein YgfZ: MDEAKADYHALRHDVGAVWLPRDFVQVAGPEAEAYLQGQLSQDVAAIAPASSAWSFLLQPQGKVDALVRVVRHAPDRFTLDVDGGFGDAVLARLLRFKLRTKADIEALDWRCLALRGPRAHEVASDGLPTDWPGLPGVDRLGPDPAVPEGVRLCARDAYEVVRIEAGVPAMGHELTERTIPAEAGQHVIDRAVSFTKGCFTGQELVARIDSRGGRVPRLLRGVVTDTGAIPPEGATVEVDGAAAGTLTSVAPSPGGGAVALAYVKRDVAPPAAAAIRWDGGEREGGDARARLEGLPLVS; encoded by the coding sequence ATGGATGAGGCGAAGGCGGACTACCACGCGCTCCGACACGACGTGGGGGCCGTGTGGCTCCCGCGCGACTTCGTGCAGGTCGCCGGCCCTGAGGCCGAGGCGTACCTGCAGGGCCAGCTGAGCCAGGACGTGGCAGCGATCGCGCCCGCGTCCTCGGCGTGGTCGTTCCTCCTGCAACCGCAGGGCAAGGTCGACGCGCTCGTGCGTGTCGTGCGCCACGCGCCCGACCGTTTCACGCTCGACGTCGACGGCGGCTTCGGCGACGCAGTGCTCGCCCGCCTCCTCCGGTTCAAGCTGCGCACCAAGGCGGACATCGAGGCGCTCGACTGGCGCTGCCTCGCGCTGCGGGGGCCGCGCGCCCACGAGGTCGCGAGCGACGGCCTGCCCACCGACTGGCCCGGGTTGCCCGGCGTCGACCGGCTCGGCCCCGATCCGGCCGTGCCCGAGGGAGTGCGGCTCTGTGCGCGCGACGCCTACGAGGTCGTACGCATCGAGGCCGGCGTACCGGCGATGGGCCACGAGCTGACCGAGCGCACGATCCCGGCCGAGGCGGGTCAGCACGTGATCGACCGGGCCGTCAGCTTCACCAAGGGCTGCTTCACGGGCCAGGAACTGGTCGCCCGGATCGACTCGCGCGGCGGGCGCGTGCCGCGGCTGCTGCGCGGTGTGGTGACGGACACGGGCGCCATCCCGCCGGAAGGAGCCACGGTCGAGGTCGACGGCGCCGCGGCCGGCACGCTGACGAGCGTGGCCCCGTCGCCCGGCGGTGGCGCGGTCGCACTCGCGTACGTGAAGCGCGACGTCGCTCCGCCGGCCGCTGCCGCGATTCGATGGGACGGCGGCGAGCGGGAGGGCGGCGACGCCCGTGCGCGACTCGAGGGACTGCCCCTCGTATCGTGA
- a CDS encoding co-chaperone GroES, producing MSEAAEKQPIKMVNDRILVQIPSAEGERKSRGGILIPATAQVSKRLAWAEVVAVGPHVRNLEPGDSVLFNPEDRYEVEVRGEEYLILRERDIHAVASERMDGGTGLYL from the coding sequence ATGAGCGAGGCGGCCGAGAAGCAGCCCATCAAGATGGTCAACGACCGGATCCTCGTGCAGATCCCGTCGGCCGAAGGCGAGCGGAAGTCGCGCGGTGGCATCTTGATCCCGGCCACCGCCCAGGTGTCGAAGCGCCTCGCGTGGGCCGAGGTCGTCGCCGTGGGGCCCCACGTGCGGAACCTCGAGCCGGGCGACTCGGTGCTGTTCAACCCCGAGGACCGCTACGAGGTCGAGGTCCGCGGCGAGGAGTACCTGATCCTGCGCGAGCGCGACATCCATGCCGTCGCCTCCGAACGCATGGACGGCGGCACCGGGCTCTATCTCTGA
- the hisA gene encoding 1-(5-phosphoribosyl)-5-[(5-phosphoribosylamino)methylideneamino]imidazole-4-carboxamide isomerase, which yields MDLYPAIDLRGGRVVNLVQGDFGRETAYRDDPVAVAKDYEAAGAPWIHVVDLDAARGTGHNRELVASIAASVQTPVQCGGGVRDDAAAEALLDAGVRRVVIGTAAVEDPDLVGRLGARHPGRVAVGLDHRDGEVRVRGWVEGSGARLLDLVTALAATGAAAVVVTDIGRDGMLAGTDVDGLRAVVRTTHLPVIASGGVGSLDDLRALGGTGVSGVIVGRALYEGAFTVQEAVAALRSVDGRSV from the coding sequence ATGGACCTCTACCCGGCCATCGACCTGCGCGGCGGACGCGTGGTGAACCTGGTCCAGGGCGACTTCGGGCGCGAGACCGCCTATCGCGACGACCCGGTCGCGGTCGCCAAGGACTACGAGGCCGCGGGCGCCCCGTGGATCCACGTGGTCGACCTCGACGCGGCGCGGGGCACGGGCCACAACCGCGAGTTGGTCGCTTCGATCGCGGCCTCCGTGCAGACGCCGGTCCAGTGTGGCGGCGGGGTGCGCGACGATGCCGCCGCGGAGGCGCTCCTCGACGCGGGTGTGCGCCGGGTCGTGATCGGCACCGCGGCGGTCGAGGACCCCGACCTCGTCGGGCGACTGGGCGCGCGTCACCCCGGCCGCGTGGCCGTCGGCCTCGACCACCGCGACGGCGAGGTGCGCGTGCGCGGCTGGGTCGAGGGCTCGGGGGCGCGGCTCCTCGACCTCGTGACTGCACTCGCGGCGACCGGCGCGGCCGCGGTGGTCGTCACCGACATCGGGCGCGACGGCATGCTCGCGGGCACCGACGTCGACGGGTTGCGCGCGGTCGTGCGCACCACCCACCTGCCCGTGATCGCGTCGGGCGGTGTGGGCTCGCTCGACGACCTGCGCGCCCTCGGCGGCACGGGCGTCTCGGGTGTCATCGTGGGTCGGGCCCTCTACGAGGGCGCGTTCACCGTGCAGGAGGCCGTCGCCGCGCTGCGCTCGGTCGATGGCAGGTCGGTGTGA
- a CDS encoding carboxypeptidase regulatory-like domain-containing protein, with translation MRHRLLVSLLVVAAGVVACAKTREEALPRVPPTVPTTSTTVIDYSTVPLGAVATKTTTTVNQGPGRARLSGTVVGPDGPVPLATVRVERLQDDAVVFKGDIFTDATGKWRTGRLVGGRWRARAWRAPDLADVNPTTVFLEAGQAKSVPLTLDRFGAPAVTASMAPDPPMLGANSNLVVAVSTASVDAEGIVRSTPIPNLLVQLVAPNFLISNMSPLPTDADGRVAWTVLCRSPGPSGLFVNLQNGSPQPIHVGDCVEPPPPPQPPVPPA, from the coding sequence GTGCGGCATCGGCTCCTCGTGTCACTGCTCGTGGTTGCGGCCGGTGTCGTCGCATGCGCCAAGACCAGGGAAGAGGCGCTGCCACGCGTGCCGCCGACGGTGCCGACCACCAGCACGACGGTGATCGACTACAGCACGGTGCCGCTCGGCGCCGTCGCGACCAAGACCACGACCACCGTGAACCAGGGCCCGGGCCGCGCCCGCCTGTCCGGGACGGTCGTGGGGCCCGACGGCCCCGTGCCCCTGGCCACGGTGCGCGTCGAGCGACTGCAGGACGACGCGGTCGTCTTCAAGGGCGACATCTTCACCGACGCCACCGGCAAGTGGCGCACCGGTCGGCTGGTGGGTGGCCGGTGGCGGGCGCGTGCGTGGCGGGCGCCCGACCTGGCCGACGTGAATCCCACGACCGTGTTCCTCGAGGCCGGCCAGGCCAAGTCGGTCCCGCTCACGCTCGATCGCTTCGGGGCACCGGCGGTGACCGCTTCGATGGCGCCTGATCCTCCGATGCTCGGCGCGAACTCCAACCTCGTCGTCGCGGTGAGCACCGCGTCGGTCGACGCCGAGGGAATCGTGCGGAGCACGCCGATCCCGAACCTGCTGGTCCAGCTGGTCGCGCCGAACTTTCTCATCTCGAACATGAGCCCGTTGCCCACCGACGCCGACGGACGCGTGGCCTGGACCGTCCTGTGCCGGTCGCCGGGACCATCGGGCCTGTTCGTCAACCTCCAGAACGGCTCACCGCAGCCCATTCACGTGGGGGACTGCGTCGAGCCGCCGCCCCCGCCGCAGCCCCCGGTCCCGCCCGCGTAG
- a CDS encoding alpha/beta hydrolase, with protein sequence MAIETVQLQTADGLTLEGELQVPDGAHAAVVLAHPHPLHGGNMRSIVIGALFAGLPAAGVAALRFNFRGVGASEGTHDNGRAERLDVVAGLDALEGLGLDLPLVLGGWSFGADTSLAVYDARHAGWFAVAPPLRHAEHVAAATDPRPTLLLVPERDQFRSPESAAEVVASWTNTRIQVVPGADHFLVGRTDRVVELAVEFINHFLS encoded by the coding sequence ATGGCCATCGAAACCGTCCAGCTGCAGACCGCCGACGGGCTCACGCTGGAGGGTGAGCTGCAGGTCCCCGACGGCGCGCACGCCGCGGTCGTGCTCGCCCATCCACACCCCCTCCACGGCGGGAACATGCGCTCGATCGTGATCGGCGCGCTGTTCGCGGGCCTACCGGCGGCCGGTGTGGCTGCCCTGCGCTTCAACTTCCGTGGCGTCGGCGCGTCGGAGGGCACGCACGACAACGGCCGGGCCGAGCGCCTCGACGTGGTCGCCGGGCTGGACGCCCTGGAGGGGCTCGGACTTGATCTACCGCTGGTGCTCGGGGGTTGGTCGTTCGGCGCCGACACGTCGCTCGCGGTCTACGACGCGCGCCACGCCGGCTGGTTCGCGGTCGCGCCGCCGTTGCGCCACGCCGAGCACGTGGCGGCCGCGACCGACCCCCGCCCGACACTGCTCCTGGTGCCGGAGCGCGACCAGTTCCGCTCGCCCGAGTCCGCGGCCGAGGTGGTCGCGTCGTGGACGAACACCCGAATCCAGGTCGTGCCGGGCGCGGACCACTTCCTGGTGGGCCGCACCGACCGCGTGGTGGAGCTCGCGGTCGAGTTCATCAACCACTTCTTGTCGTAG
- a CDS encoding anthranilate synthase component I translates to MTTTSPSRDDFRVLARKYTVVPVWREVLADLVTPVAAFLRLVGDGPGFLFESVEHGERWSRFSFVGRNPSATMVARGGRLSVEGTLPERVPRDRGVLRAVEELLRLYRSPSLPDLPPLHGGVVGYIGYDVVREVEHLPHVPPDDLGFPDAVLSVIGQLAAFDHWRQRVTLIENVMVPDGGDGRPAADDAALDRAYDDAARRLDALAADGARPLAEPVVEPPRVDDPLPTVRSAMGSRPYCDAVEVAKEHILAGDIFQVVLSQRFDLEGGLDAEPFDVYRVLRQVNPSPYMYFFRHPEVTVVGSSPEPMVQLLEGKVISRPIAGTRRRGRTDAEDRRLAGELSEHPKELAEHIMLLDLARNDVGRVVRFGTERVDEMMTLERYSHVMHLTSQVSGELVETKGPIDVLRATLPAGTVSGAPKVRAMEIIDDLEPTKRGPYAGVVGYFDFSGNLDTAIAIRTMFVTAAGRASVQAGAGIVADSDPEAEDEECRNKAAALLAAVPAARRMGRVRDG, encoded by the coding sequence GTGACGACCACTAGTCCGTCGCGCGACGACTTCCGGGTCCTAGCGCGCAAGTACACGGTCGTGCCCGTGTGGCGTGAGGTGCTGGCCGACCTCGTCACACCCGTTGCCGCGTTCCTGCGCCTCGTGGGCGACGGGCCCGGCTTCCTCTTCGAATCGGTCGAGCACGGCGAGCGGTGGTCGCGGTTCTCGTTCGTGGGCCGCAACCCGTCGGCCACGATGGTCGCGCGGGGCGGTCGTCTCTCCGTCGAGGGCACCTTGCCGGAGCGCGTTCCGCGCGATCGCGGCGTGCTGCGGGCGGTCGAGGAGCTCCTCCGCCTGTACCGCTCGCCGTCACTGCCCGATCTGCCGCCGCTGCACGGCGGCGTGGTGGGTTACATCGGCTACGACGTCGTGCGCGAGGTCGAGCACCTGCCCCACGTCCCGCCCGACGACCTCGGCTTCCCCGACGCGGTGCTCTCGGTGATCGGCCAGCTCGCGGCGTTCGACCACTGGCGCCAGCGGGTCACGCTCATCGAGAACGTGATGGTGCCCGACGGCGGCGATGGGCGACCGGCCGCGGACGACGCCGCGCTCGACCGGGCATACGACGACGCGGCCCGCCGGCTCGACGCACTGGCCGCCGACGGCGCCCGCCCACTCGCGGAGCCCGTGGTCGAGCCGCCCCGCGTCGACGATCCGCTGCCGACCGTGCGGTCGGCGATGGGCTCGCGCCCCTACTGCGACGCGGTCGAGGTGGCCAAGGAGCACATCCTGGCGGGCGACATCTTCCAGGTGGTGCTGTCGCAGCGCTTCGACCTCGAAGGCGGCCTCGATGCCGAGCCGTTCGACGTGTACCGGGTGCTCCGTCAGGTCAACCCCAGCCCCTACATGTACTTCTTCCGACATCCCGAGGTGACGGTCGTGGGCTCGTCGCCCGAGCCGATGGTGCAGCTGCTCGAGGGCAAGGTGATCTCCCGTCCCATCGCAGGCACCCGGCGACGGGGCCGCACCGACGCAGAGGACCGACGCCTCGCGGGTGAGCTCAGCGAGCACCCGAAGGAGCTGGCGGAGCACATCATGCTCCTCGACCTGGCGCGCAACGACGTCGGTCGGGTCGTGCGGTTCGGCACCGAACGGGTGGACGAGATGATGACGCTCGAGCGTTACAGCCACGTGATGCACCTCACCTCACAGGTGTCCGGAGAGCTGGTCGAGACCAAGGGCCCGATCGACGTCCTCCGGGCCACGCTGCCCGCGGGAACCGTTTCGGGTGCCCCCAAGGTCCGGGCGATGGAGATCATCGACGACCTCGAGCCGACCAAGCGCGGCCCGTATGCCGGCGTGGTGGGCTACTTCGACTTCTCCGGCAACCTCGACACCGCGATCGCGATCCGCACGATGTTCGTCACCGCGGCCGGGCGGGCGTCGGTGCAGGCGGGCGCGGGCATCGTGGCCGACAGCGATCCCGAGGCAGAGGACGAGGAGTGTCGCAACAAGGCCGCCGCGCTGCTGGCGGCGGTCCCCGCGGCGCGGCGCATGGGGCGGGTGCGCGATGGATGA
- a CDS encoding PaaI family thioesterase, giving the protein MAHDQMPFAKELGLEIVSARPEEVRARAAWSPERCTTAGMLHGGFLMAAADSMGAVCAALNLPPGAGTATIESKTNFFRAVRAGRIWITSAPVHVGRTTIVVQTDVTEDRGKLVSRSTQTQAVIVA; this is encoded by the coding sequence ATGGCGCACGACCAGATGCCGTTCGCGAAGGAGCTCGGCCTCGAGATCGTCTCGGCCAGACCGGAGGAGGTGCGGGCCCGCGCCGCGTGGTCTCCGGAGCGCTGCACGACGGCCGGGATGTTGCACGGAGGCTTCCTCATGGCCGCAGCCGACTCGATGGGCGCGGTCTGCGCGGCGCTGAACCTCCCGCCCGGCGCCGGCACGGCCACCATCGAGTCGAAGACGAACTTCTTCCGCGCCGTCCGGGCCGGGCGGATCTGGATCACGAGCGCGCCCGTGCACGTCGGCCGCACGACGATCGTCGTGCAGACCGACGTGACGGAAGACCGCGGCAAGCTCGTCAGTCGGTCGACGCAGACGCAGGCGGTCATCGTCGCCTGA
- the hisF gene encoding imidazole glycerol phosphate synthase subunit HisF, translating to MRSTRVIPCLDVDAGRVVKGVNFVNLVDAGDPVELAARYDTEGADEVVFLDITASSDARDTIVDVARRTAEQVFIPFTVGGGVRTVDDARRLLRAGADKVAVNTAAIADPALITATAREFGAQCVVVAIDARRRPAGGFGVYTHGGRNPTELDAVRWAAECERRGAGEILLTSMDRDGTRDGFDLELTRAVVDAVGVPVIASGGVGTLEHLAEGALEGGADAVLAASIFHFGEHTVRAAKEHLTSRGLVVRPA from the coding sequence GTGAGGAGCACCCGGGTGATCCCCTGCCTCGACGTCGACGCGGGGCGCGTCGTCAAGGGCGTCAACTTCGTGAACCTCGTCGACGCGGGTGATCCTGTCGAGCTCGCCGCCCGCTACGACACCGAAGGTGCCGACGAGGTCGTGTTCCTCGACATCACCGCGTCGTCGGACGCGCGCGACACCATCGTCGACGTCGCCCGGCGCACCGCCGAGCAGGTGTTCATCCCGTTCACCGTCGGTGGAGGCGTGCGCACGGTCGACGACGCCCGGCGCCTGCTCCGCGCCGGCGCCGACAAGGTGGCGGTCAACACGGCCGCCATCGCGGACCCGGCGCTCATCACCGCGACGGCGAGGGAGTTCGGTGCCCAGTGCGTCGTCGTGGCCATCGACGCCCGCCGGCGGCCCGCCGGAGGCTTCGGCGTCTACACCCACGGCGGGCGCAACCCCACCGAGCTCGACGCAGTGCGATGGGCCGCCGAGTGCGAGCGGCGCGGAGCGGGCGAGATCCTGCTCACGTCGATGGACCGCGACGGGACGCGCGACGGCTTCGACCTCGAGCTCACCCGCGCGGTCGTCGACGCGGTCGGTGTTCCCGTCATCGCGAGCGGCGGCGTCGGCACGCTCGAGCACCTGGCCGAGGGCGCGCTCGAGGGCGGCGCCGACGCGGTGCTCGCCGCATCGATCTTCCATTTCGGCGAGCACACCGTGCGCGCCGCCAAGGAGCACCTGACGTCGCGCGGCCTCGTCGTCCGCCCGGCCTGA
- the hisI gene encoding phosphoribosyl-AMP cyclohydrolase, translating to MAIVLEEDIAEVAFNADGLVPAIVQEDGTGKVLMMAWMNEATLRATLETGRMTYWSRSRQERWVKGDTSGDRQWLRRAYYDCDGDALLFVVEQDGRGACHTGERTCFFRAFELPALATPASETRDDH from the coding sequence ATCGCCATCGTGCTCGAGGAAGACATCGCCGAGGTCGCGTTCAACGCCGACGGCCTCGTCCCCGCCATCGTGCAGGAGGACGGCACCGGCAAGGTGCTCATGATGGCCTGGATGAACGAGGCCACGCTGCGCGCCACGCTCGAGACGGGGCGCATGACGTACTGGAGCCGGTCGCGCCAGGAGCGCTGGGTGAAGGGCGACACGTCCGGTGATCGTCAGTGGCTGCGGCGGGCCTACTACGACTGCGACGGCGACGCGCTGCTCTTCGTCGTCGAGCAGGACGGCCGCGGTGCGTGCCACACCGGTGAGCGCACCTGCTTCTTCCGTGCTTTCGAGCTGCCGGCCCTCGCGACACCGGCCTCCGAGACGCGTGACGACCACTAG
- the hisH gene encoding imidazole glycerol phosphate synthase subunit HisH: protein MIAVLDYGIGNLRSAQKALERVGADAVLTDDPATIGAADGVVLPGVGAFGRCMEALHATGLDELAWRAVDSGRPFLGVCIGMQLLYAASDEDPGVAGLGVLEGSVRLLPDTVKRPQMQWNVLEHDGAARMLAELDDPMWMYFVHSYAPEIGADVVATCDYGGPVVAAVERDNVWATQFHPEKSGSAGLHLLRNFVAVCERARRF from the coding sequence GTGATCGCGGTCCTCGACTACGGGATCGGCAACCTGCGCTCGGCCCAGAAGGCGCTGGAGCGGGTGGGCGCCGACGCGGTCCTCACCGACGACCCCGCCACGATCGGAGCGGCCGACGGGGTCGTGCTGCCGGGCGTCGGCGCGTTCGGGCGCTGCATGGAGGCGCTTCACGCCACCGGGCTCGACGAGCTGGCGTGGCGCGCCGTCGACTCGGGCCGCCCCTTCCTCGGCGTGTGCATCGGCATGCAGTTGCTGTACGCCGCGTCCGACGAGGACCCCGGAGTTGCCGGCCTCGGTGTGCTCGAGGGGTCGGTTCGACTGCTTCCCGACACCGTGAAGCGGCCCCAGATGCAGTGGAACGTGCTCGAGCACGACGGCGCGGCGCGGATGCTCGCGGAGCTCGATGACCCGATGTGGATGTACTTCGTCCACTCCTACGCGCCGGAGATCGGCGCGGACGTGGTGGCCACGTGCGACTACGGCGGTCCGGTCGTCGCCGCGGTCGAGCGGGACAACGTGTGGGCGACGCAGTTCCACCCCGAGAAGTCGGGGTCGGCCGGGCTGCACCTGCTGCGCAACTTCGTGGCTGTGTGCGAACGCGCCCGCCGCTTCTGA
- the hisC gene encoding histidinol-phosphate transaminase, which translates to MEGYHSPQLDVKVRLNTNESPYPPPPAWLDAFVDELRGLDFNRYPDRDALDLRAAIGELHGFGPEHVFVANGSNEVLQSLCLAYGGAGRSVAVFEPTYALHSHIARVTGTRVVVGERDDGFALVLDEAERVLRETSPAIVFLCSPNNPTGMIEPDEVVDGVLAAAPGLVVIDEAYGQFAPRSHVGAVSDTAPLVVTRTFSKTWSLAALRLGYCIAPVEVVRTLEQVALPYHLDAAKQVAGRLALRHVPEMEARVAALVEERGRLTAGLTELPVDVWPSGANFLLFRPRAVDGQVAWQGLVDRSVLVRNCASWPGLAGCLRVTIGTPDENDAFLKALDEVLS; encoded by the coding sequence ATGGAGGGCTACCACTCGCCACAGCTCGACGTGAAGGTGCGGCTCAACACCAACGAGTCGCCGTACCCGCCGCCGCCCGCGTGGCTCGACGCGTTCGTCGACGAGCTCCGCGGGCTCGACTTCAACCGATACCCCGACCGCGACGCGCTCGACCTGCGCGCCGCGATCGGGGAGCTGCACGGGTTCGGCCCCGAGCACGTCTTCGTGGCCAACGGATCCAACGAGGTGCTGCAGTCGCTCTGCCTGGCGTATGGCGGTGCGGGGCGGTCGGTCGCGGTGTTCGAGCCCACCTACGCGCTGCACTCGCACATCGCGCGGGTCACGGGCACACGTGTGGTGGTGGGCGAGCGCGACGACGGCTTCGCGCTCGTCCTCGACGAGGCCGAGCGCGTGCTGCGCGAGACGTCGCCCGCGATCGTGTTCCTCTGCTCGCCGAACAACCCCACCGGCATGATCGAGCCCGACGAGGTGGTCGACGGCGTGCTCGCCGCCGCGCCGGGCCTGGTGGTGATCGACGAGGCCTACGGCCAGTTCGCCCCGCGCTCACACGTGGGGGCGGTCTCCGACACCGCGCCGCTGGTTGTCACCCGCACCTTCTCGAAGACGTGGTCGCTGGCCGCGCTGCGTCTCGGCTACTGCATCGCGCCGGTCGAGGTCGTGCGCACGCTCGAGCAGGTGGCGCTGCCGTACCACCTCGACGCGGCGAAGCAGGTGGCCGGCCGTCTGGCTCTGCGCCACGTGCCCGAGATGGAGGCGCGCGTTGCCGCGCTCGTCGAGGAGCGGGGCCGGCTGACGGCCGGCCTCACCGAGCTGCCGGTCGACGTGTGGCCGTCGGGCGCCAACTTCCTGCTGTTCCGCCCACGCGCGGTCGACGGGCAGGTTGCCTGGCAGGGACTGGTCGACCGGTCCGTGCTGGTGCGCAACTGCGCATCGTGGCCCGGGCTCGCGGGATGCCTGCGCGTCACCATCGGCACGCCCGATGAGAACGACGCGTTCCTGAAAGCGCTCGACGAGGTGTTGTCGTGA
- the hisD gene encoding histidinol dehydrogenase: MLTRLDLRGLDGDLRSRLPRPHDSEAAPTDAVREILAEVRKRGDAAVREYTQRFDGVALDDLRVELAELAAALRATPPELREALEVAQANIVAFHRTQLRRDGRHERDGVVVRELRRPVDRAGLYVPGGRARYPSTVLMTAIPARVAGVEQLVLCVPPDADGRVASVTLAAAALADVDEVYSIGGAQAVAAMAYGTDTIGAVDVIVGPGNVWVATAKREVAAEGVVGVPSAFTGPSEVVVVADDTTPPALAAIDLIVQAEHGPDGLAWLITWSERTADAVTREVARRVAASPRRADIESTLTGNGYAVVVDGPDQAMTVANLIAPEHLQLMSADPEMLVPLVRSAGAVFCGWYAPASVGDYVAGPSHVLPTFGSARFAGALRVDDFLKQLHVVSVDEATLARLAPHVAAIAEAEGLVHHAESVRLRGEL; encoded by the coding sequence CTGGCCGAGGTGCGCAAGCGCGGTGATGCCGCGGTGCGCGAGTACACGCAGCGTTTCGACGGCGTGGCGCTCGACGACCTGCGCGTCGAGCTGGCAGAGCTCGCGGCGGCGCTGCGCGCGACACCGCCCGAGTTGCGCGAGGCGCTCGAGGTCGCGCAGGCCAACATCGTCGCGTTCCACCGCACGCAGCTGCGCCGCGACGGTCGTCACGAGCGCGACGGCGTGGTGGTGCGGGAGCTCCGACGCCCGGTCGACCGCGCCGGTCTCTACGTGCCGGGCGGTCGGGCCCGCTACCCCTCGACGGTGCTGATGACGGCGATCCCCGCGCGTGTCGCGGGCGTGGAGCAGCTGGTGCTGTGCGTGCCGCCCGACGCCGACGGGCGCGTCGCGTCGGTCACGCTGGCCGCCGCCGCGCTGGCGGATGTCGACGAGGTCTACAGCATCGGTGGTGCCCAGGCGGTGGCGGCCATGGCCTACGGCACCGACACCATCGGGGCCGTCGACGTGATCGTGGGCCCGGGCAACGTCTGGGTGGCCACGGCCAAGCGTGAGGTGGCGGCCGAGGGGGTGGTCGGGGTGCCGTCGGCCTTCACGGGCCCGTCGGAGGTGGTCGTGGTGGCCGACGACACCACGCCGCCCGCGCTCGCCGCCATCGACCTGATCGTGCAGGCCGAGCACGGCCCCGACGGCCTGGCCTGGCTCATCACCTGGTCGGAGCGCACGGCCGACGCCGTCACCCGCGAGGTCGCCCGGCGCGTGGCCGCCTCGCCGCGACGAGCCGACATCGAGAGCACCCTCACGGGCAACGGTTACGCGGTCGTCGTCGACGGGCCCGACCAGGCGATGACCGTGGCCAACCTGATCGCGCCCGAGCACCTGCAGCTGATGAGCGCCGACCCGGAGATGCTCGTGCCCCTGGTGCGCAGCGCAGGTGCGGTGTTCTGCGGGTGGTACGCACCCGCGTCGGTGGGCGACTACGTCGCCGGGCCCAGCCACGTGCTCCCGACGTTCGGCTCGGCCCGCTTCGCCGGCGCGCTGCGGGTCGACGACTTCCTGAAGCAGCTGCACGTGGTGTCGGTCGACGAGGCGACGCTCGCGCGCCTCGCACCGCACGTGGCGGCGATCGCCGAGGCCGAGGGGCTCGTGCACCACGCCGAGTCGGTGCGACTGCGGGGCGAGCTGTGA